The following proteins come from a genomic window of Micavibrio aeruginosavorus EPB:
- a CDS encoding acyltransferase family protein, with protein MTSAPAYPKDLPILTSLRFFAAMVVVIHHFRYFAPFDLLAYTGFLHEGYLAVDFFFILSGFILTHVYAPQWQAGKMRAGDFIARRFARIYPLHFVTLLFMVGVALTPFRFGPVGPWPGEFPFLSLLNNFLMIQSWGMDGGLTFNVPSWSIAAEWFAYLCFPWLLPLMMGLRPGRALLVVAGLYAYVWLMSFSMDPTRPFTTYSFDCSILRVMPDFILGIALYRWSATRPVLGAAGVQLFAAACLAIALMHVRTPDIILIPIFCWMIRLGADMSRMPQDATGQRPATWLARSFPVWLGDISYALYMVHYPVMVVVLLVAHAVLSEEMYAKFFPLLAMAVVLASVAFSALLYRILEVPARRSVYTLLMTRTPLRRAPDHSK; from the coding sequence ATGACCAGCGCCCCGGCCTATCCGAAAGATTTGCCAATATTGACCAGCCTGCGATTTTTTGCGGCCATGGTCGTGGTGATTCATCATTTTCGCTATTTCGCGCCCTTTGATCTGTTGGCCTATACGGGTTTCCTGCATGAGGGATATCTGGCGGTTGATTTCTTTTTTATTCTCAGCGGCTTTATCCTGACGCATGTTTATGCCCCGCAATGGCAAGCGGGCAAAATGCGGGCGGGGGATTTTATTGCGCGTCGTTTTGCGCGGATCTATCCGCTGCATTTCGTGACATTGCTGTTTATGGTTGGCGTCGCGTTGACACCGTTTCGTTTTGGTCCTGTGGGGCCTTGGCCTGGTGAGTTTCCGTTTCTGTCTTTGCTGAATAATTTTTTAATGATCCAAAGCTGGGGCATGGATGGTGGTTTGACCTTTAATGTGCCGTCCTGGTCGATTGCGGCGGAATGGTTTGCATATCTGTGCTTTCCTTGGCTCCTGCCTCTTATGATGGGGCTGCGCCCTGGGCGTGCGTTGCTTGTTGTCGCCGGGTTGTACGCCTATGTGTGGCTGATGTCTTTTAGTATGGATCCAACGCGGCCCTTTACGACATACAGTTTTGATTGTTCGATCCTTCGGGTTATGCCGGATTTTATTTTGGGCATCGCTTTGTACCGCTGGTCTGCGACACGCCCTGTTTTAGGGGCCGCCGGGGTGCAACTTTTCGCGGCGGCTTGTCTGGCCATTGCGCTGATGCACGTGCGGACGCCCGATATTATTTTGATCCCAATTTTTTGTTGGATGATCCGTTTGGGTGCGGATATGTCGCGGATGCCCCAGGATGCGACGGGTCAAAGGCCGGCGACCTGGCTGGCGCGCAGTTTTCCAGTCTGGCTGGGGGACATTTCCTATGCGTTGTATATGGTGCACTACCCGGTGATGGTTGTTGTTCTGCTGGTGGCCCACGCGGTGCTGTCGGAAGAAATGTATGCAAAATTCTTTCCGCTTCTGGCCATGGCTGTGGTTCTGGCCAGTGTGGCGTTTTCGGCGCTTCTTTACAGAATCTTGGAGGTGCCCGCGCGCCGTTCTGTTTATACGCTCCTGATGACAAGGACCCCCTTGAGACGGGCCCCCGATCATTCTAAATAA
- the mutL gene encoding DNA mismatch repair endonuclease MutL produces the protein MRIRHLPETLVNQIAAGEVIERPAAAVKELVENAIDAGATSVTIDLRDGGKSLIRISDNGIGMAHDELIACLDRHATSKLKGDDLLNIFTLGFRGEALPSIGAVSRLSIASRARETPNEAWEIKVEGGRKDAPTPHAHPEGTRVEVRDLFYATPARLKFLKGDKAEYAAVKDTVMRLAMAFPAVGFRLTHNDALSLSLSAATQGDLWDQRRDRLSALLGADFAANTVAIEAERDGVRLEGYAGLPTWSRGTSQNQYLFVNGRPVRDKLLQGAMRGAYADLLPGDRHAVAVLFLDLPPTEVDINVHPAKAEVRFRDSAGVRGLLVGSIRHTMMQKAGQGSATTLSDRTLAALQSTASNTPHTPSYGTGNLAYSYTPAPSYGLAERAYENYRPLSPLQPAARSETAPTIAALQDQDFPLGAARAQIHENYIIAQTANGMVIIDQHAAHERLTYERFKAQVMDAGRIESQGLLVPEIITLDDTDIARLMDAAEQLDQLGLRIEPFGPDAVAVQAVPALLSGRAEISRLVRDICDELAEQGSTQSLEDRINALLSTMACHGSVRSGRVLNVDEMNALLRQMEATPKSGQCNHGRPTYITLGLKDIERLFGRT, from the coding sequence ATGCGCATTCGTCATTTGCCAGAAACACTGGTCAACCAGATCGCCGCCGGTGAAGTCATCGAGCGGCCCGCAGCCGCTGTCAAAGAACTGGTCGAAAATGCCATTGATGCCGGGGCCACATCGGTCACGATTGATTTGCGCGATGGCGGCAAAAGCCTGATCCGCATCAGCGATAACGGCATCGGCATGGCGCATGATGAACTCATCGCCTGCCTCGACCGTCACGCGACATCCAAATTAAAGGGCGACGACCTGCTGAATATTTTCACGCTCGGTTTCCGGGGCGAGGCCTTGCCCTCGATCGGCGCGGTCAGCCGCCTGAGCATCGCCAGCCGCGCGCGCGAAACCCCGAACGAAGCATGGGAAATAAAAGTTGAAGGTGGCCGCAAAGACGCCCCCACCCCACACGCCCACCCCGAAGGCACCCGCGTCGAAGTGCGCGATTTGTTTTACGCCACACCCGCCCGCCTGAAATTCCTGAAAGGCGACAAGGCCGAATATGCCGCAGTGAAGGACACCGTGATGCGCCTGGCCATGGCGTTTCCGGCGGTTGGTTTCCGCCTGACCCACAATGACGCGTTGAGCCTGTCCCTGTCCGCCGCGACACAAGGTGATTTGTGGGATCAGCGCCGTGACCGCCTCTCTGCCCTGCTCGGGGCTGACTTCGCCGCCAATACGGTGGCGATTGAGGCCGAACGCGATGGTGTCCGGCTGGAGGGCTATGCCGGCCTGCCAACATGGTCGCGCGGGACGTCGCAAAACCAATATCTGTTCGTCAATGGCCGCCCGGTGCGCGACAAATTGTTGCAAGGCGCGATGCGCGGGGCTTATGCCGATTTGCTGCCCGGTGATCGCCATGCCGTCGCCGTGCTGTTCCTCGACCTGCCCCCGACCGAAGTCGATATCAACGTCCACCCGGCCAAGGCCGAGGTGCGGTTCCGTGATTCCGCCGGGGTGCGTGGCCTGCTGGTCGGGTCGATCCGCCACACGATGATGCAGAAAGCGGGGCAAGGATCGGCCACGACATTATCCGACCGCACCTTGGCCGCATTACAATCGACCGCCAGTAACACACCGCATACGCCGTCCTATGGCACCGGCAATCTGGCCTATTCCTACACACCCGCCCCGTCTTACGGGCTGGCGGAACGCGCGTATGAAAATTATCGTCCACTCAGCCCCCTGCAACCCGCCGCGCGGTCCGAAACCGCCCCGACCATTGCGGCGCTTCAGGATCAGGATTTCCCGCTGGGCGCGGCGCGCGCGCAGATCCATGAAAATTACATCATTGCCCAGACCGCAAACGGCATGGTGATTATCGACCAGCATGCCGCGCATGAACGCCTGACCTATGAACGGTTCAAGGCGCAGGTCATGGATGCGGGCCGGATTGAATCGCAGGGATTGCTGGTCCCCGAGATCATCACGCTGGATGACACCGACATCGCCCGGTTGATGGACGCGGCGGAGCAACTGGACCAGCTGGGCCTGCGCATCGAACCGTTCGGGCCGGATGCCGTGGCGGTGCAGGCCGTGCCCGCCTTGTTGTCGGGCCGTGCGGAAATTTCCCGCCTGGTGCGCGATATTTGTGACGAACTGGCCGAACAGGGCAGCACCCAAAGCCTGGAAGACCGCATCAATGCCCTGCTCTCCACTATGGCCTGTCACGGGTCCGTGCGGTCGGGGCGGGTTTTGAATGTCGATGAAATGAACGCCCTGCTGCGCCAGATGGAAGCCACGCCCAAATCCGGCCAGTGCAATCATGGCCGACCGACCTATATTACTTTGGGATTAAAAGACATCGAACGATTGTTTGGGAGAACGTGA
- a CDS encoding AsmA family protein, giving the protein MNKRSKGRFFLRLLMVFAVAIGVSLGALYLLGGDKAMLRVGLEGNLSQASGYDVRIGTLNNASFFPFLEIDMADVRFHQPIPGMVIDAGRVRAPGRVDAVTEKPMPGPVVATVDSAKLKVSFGDLILSRTRFRVLDIQGVRIDQATTGYRAIALDRVGIDADQSALVVSGMYGDDGVSMRLDMHNDGNEAKPVWRVRDDAILTASIGPVSLETGFDTGLLGGAVLNITQFGLTGYPVVGAMKIGRHNGGLRLAGEPELTLGSFKMTPDITVGDTTADAAKVHGTLRVSGADAAASELADLYAALAALATPVPGTKAAQNAASFWNAALDHVQVSEGDAAGQAVPLRASAFLKILQSAPTDSAP; this is encoded by the coding sequence ATGAATAAACGATCAAAGGGTCGGTTTTTTCTCCGATTGCTCATGGTGTTTGCCGTGGCGATTGGGGTCAGCCTTGGTGCGCTGTATCTGCTGGGCGGTGACAAGGCAATGTTGCGTGTCGGTCTGGAGGGGAATTTATCCCAGGCCAGCGGTTACGATGTGCGGATCGGCACGTTGAACAACGCGTCATTTTTTCCCTTTCTTGAAATTGATATGGCTGACGTCCGGTTTCACCAACCCATTCCGGGCATGGTGATTGACGCGGGCCGCGTGCGGGCGCCGGGGCGCGTTGATGCCGTGACCGAAAAACCAATGCCGGGTCCTGTTGTGGCCACGGTGGATTCGGCGAAGTTAAAGGTCAGCTTCGGCGACCTGATCCTGTCACGGACACGGTTCCGCGTGTTGGATATACAGGGCGTTCGTATTGATCAGGCGACGACCGGATATCGCGCGATTGCACTGGACCGTGTGGGGATTGATGCGGATCAATCGGCGTTGGTTGTGTCGGGTATGTATGGTGATGACGGTGTGTCAATGCGCCTGGATATGCACAATGACGGCAATGAAGCCAAGCCCGTCTGGCGGGTACGTGACGACGCGATTTTGACGGCATCGATCGGGCCGGTATCGTTGGAAACCGGGTTTGATACGGGTTTGCTGGGTGGTGCGGTGCTGAACATTACGCAATTCGGCTTGACCGGATACCCGGTCGTGGGGGCGATGAAAATTGGGCGGCATAATGGCGGCCTGCGTCTGGCGGGCGAACCGGAATTGACGTTGGGTTCATTTAAAATGACCCCTGATATTACAGTGGGTGACACGACGGCGGATGCGGCAAAAGTGCACGGCACATTGCGGGTGTCTGGTGCGGATGCGGCGGCGTCGGAACTGGCAGATTTGTATGCGGCGCTGGCCGCGTTGGCGACGCCTGTCCCCGGGACCAAGGCGGCGCAGAATGCGGCCTCCTTTTGGAATGCTGCGCTGGATCACGTTCAGGTGAGTGAGGGCGATGCGGCGGGCCAAGCCGTTCCCTTGCGCGCCAGTGCGTTTTTGAAAATTTTACAGTCGGCACCGACGGATTCCGCGCCATGA
- a CDS encoding pentapeptide repeat-containing protein, with amino-acid sequence MSTGLQKLTQSELDEIIRKHMRFISGIRGGARAVVKFKDLSGLHFRKGDLSQADFTGSILINANMSNATFKGVSFFACDMRGANLENACFARADFRGATVVGANLTGADFEKADMREGVILERNPTNKTLSGSINNSKAKTIFSGSRLSETNLSGASANYADFSDADLSGVIVNDADFSNANFEGANLSGADFTGSNLKNANMKSSIISGTKLDEAETAGTNMTDALTEDKMGSKLEALGKTLEQLLEEHTAWIATAGKSGTRLDLSGYDLRHVLNLKKFSLTAVKAVGANFLNQDLQGASLQSAVMDRADFRDTKLANADFRGTSLKNGLFSRANLVGANLSPLIFPNPDGSKRLQRVNLSGANLRYAILSNAVLADCLLVGADLSYAVMHDCDLRRADLTGAILDNADFHGALLNDVISDRKLG; translated from the coding sequence ATGAGTACTGGCCTGCAAAAACTGACGCAGTCCGAACTGGATGAAATCATCCGCAAGCATATGCGCTTCATCAGCGGCATACGGGGCGGTGCGCGCGCGGTCGTAAAATTCAAAGATTTATCCGGCCTGCATTTCCGCAAGGGCGATTTGTCACAGGCCGATTTCACCGGGTCCATCCTGATCAACGCCAATATGTCGAATGCGACATTCAAGGGTGTGTCGTTTTTTGCCTGTGACATGCGCGGGGCCAATTTGGAAAACGCCTGTTTCGCCCGCGCCGATTTTCGCGGCGCAACGGTCGTTGGCGCGAATTTGACCGGGGCCGATTTTGAAAAGGCCGACATGCGCGAAGGCGTTATTCTGGAACGCAACCCGACCAACAAAACATTGTCGGGCAGCATCAACAATTCCAAAGCCAAAACGATTTTCAGCGGATCGCGTTTGTCGGAAACCAACCTGTCCGGGGCCAGCGCAAATTATGCAGACTTCTCCGACGCCGATTTGTCCGGTGTCATCGTCAACGACGCCGATTTTTCCAACGCGAACTTTGAAGGCGCGAACCTGTCCGGGGCTGATTTTACGGGATCAAACCTGAAAAACGCCAACATGAAATCGTCCATTATTTCCGGCACAAAACTGGACGAAGCCGAAACGGCGGGCACAAATATGACCGACGCCCTGACCGAAGATAAAATGGGCAGCAAGCTGGAAGCGCTTGGCAAAACATTGGAACAATTACTGGAAGAACATACCGCATGGATCGCAACGGCGGGAAAATCGGGCACACGGCTGGATTTATCCGGTTATGATTTGCGCCATGTTTTGAATCTCAAAAAATTCTCGCTCACCGCCGTCAAGGCTGTGGGGGCTAACTTCCTGAATCAGGATTTACAAGGGGCCAGCCTGCAAAGCGCGGTGATGGACCGCGCTGATTTCCGCGACACGAAACTGGCCAATGCCGATTTTCGCGGCACATCGCTGAAGAACGGATTATTTTCCCGCGCCAATCTGGTCGGGGCAAATTTGTCGCCGCTGATCTTCCCCAACCCCGATGGGTCGAAGCGGTTGCAACGCGTCAACCTGTCCGGGGCCAATCTGCGCTATGCGATCCTCAGCAACGCCGTACTGGCTGATTGTCTTCTGGTCGGGGCGGATTTGTCTTACGCCGTTATGCATGATTGTGATTTGCGCAGGGCCGACCTGACGGGCGCGATTCTGGATAATGCCGATTTCCACGGTGCCCTGCTGAACGACGTGATCAGCGACCGCAAACTGGGGTAA
- the crcB gene encoding fluoride efflux transporter CrcB: protein MQTILAIAAGGAIGSVVRHLLNNGVAAFVPSGFPWGILACNVIGSTLMGVLIGVFALSAEASAPWRAFLMVGVLGGFTTFSAFSADTILLWERGAFTQAALYVALSVGLSLAGLVAGLACVRGILS from the coding sequence ATGCAAACCATTCTGGCCATTGCCGCGGGCGGTGCGATTGGATCGGTGGTGCGCCATCTGCTGAATAATGGCGTGGCGGCGTTTGTTCCATCCGGTTTTCCGTGGGGCATTCTGGCGTGCAATGTCATCGGCTCGACGCTGATGGGTGTTTTGATTGGTGTGTTCGCGTTGTCTGCCGAAGCCTCCGCACCATGGCGGGCGTTTTTGATGGTGGGGGTTTTGGGCGGGTTTACGACATTCTCCGCCTTCTCCGCCGATACGATTTTGTTGTGGGAGCGTGGCGCATTCACGCAAGCGGCGTTGTATGTCGCGCTCTCCGTTGGTTTATCGCTGGCCGGGCTTGTCGCCGGGCTGGCCTGTGTACGAGGAATTCTGTCATGA
- a CDS encoding RluA family pseudouridine synthase, with translation MSDDDQFADDQDMDDVSADETPSDEKSGGVRQIVVEMGDDGQRLDRWLKKYAPDLPYALVQKLMRKGQIRVDGGRVKTDTRLNAGQTVRLPPAGSGAAVGKTDTWFRPHPGDADLIRSMVIYDDGEVVALNKPAGIAVQGGMKIARHIDGLLEHLADRDGVKPKLCHRLDRDTSGVLLLARDRETAKRLGRAFEGRNIRKYYWALTAPAPQMNDGVIDAPLIKGDGPYKDMMIVDAENGKFSRTEFQVIERAGPAAAFVMFWPRTGRTHQIRVHAAEGGFPLIGDEKYGHADPEKDDARINMIHDMNLAPRLHLHAWRIVVPHPTRKGMIDVTAPLADDLRKSWKAFDFRPQIDHDPFANVEF, from the coding sequence ATGAGTGACGACGATCAATTTGCCGACGATCAGGATATGGATGATGTATCCGCTGATGAAACCCCCTCCGACGAAAAATCGGGCGGCGTGCGCCAGATCGTCGTTGAAATGGGCGATGATGGGCAGCGTCTGGACCGCTGGCTGAAAAAATATGCGCCGGACCTGCCCTATGCGCTGGTGCAGAAGCTGATGCGCAAGGGGCAAATCCGCGTCGATGGTGGCCGTGTCAAAACGGATACGCGTTTGAACGCCGGGCAAACGGTGCGCTTGCCGCCCGCTGGGTCTGGGGCGGCCGTTGGTAAAACCGACACATGGTTCCGTCCGCATCCGGGTGATGCGGATTTGATCCGGTCCATGGTGATTTATGATGATGGCGAAGTCGTCGCGCTGAACAAGCCCGCGGGCATCGCGGTGCAGGGCGGTATGAAAATCGCGCGCCATATTGACGGGCTGCTGGAGCATCTGGCGGATCGCGATGGGGTGAAGCCGAAACTGTGCCACCGTCTGGACCGGGATACGTCCGGTGTGCTGTTGCTGGCGCGTGACCGCGAAACGGCGAAGCGTCTGGGCCGCGCGTTTGAGGGGCGCAATATCCGCAAATATTACTGGGCCCTGACCGCGCCCGCACCGCAGATGAATGACGGTGTGATCGATGCGCCGTTGATCAAGGGCGATGGTCCGTACAAGGATATGATGATCGTCGATGCCGAAAACGGAAAATTTTCCCGCACGGAATTTCAGGTGATTGAACGCGCCGGCCCGGCCGCCGCGTTCGTGATGTTCTGGCCGCGCACGGGCCGCACGCACCAGATCCGCGTGCATGCGGCGGAAGGTGGTTTTCCCCTGATCGGTGATGAAAAATACGGCCACGCCGATCCGGAAAAAGATGATGCGCGCATCAACATGATCCACGACATGAATTTGGCCCCGCGGTTGCATTTGCATGCCTGGCGGATTGTTGTGCCGCACCCGACCCGCAAGGGGATGATTGATGTAACCGCGCCGCTGGCCGATGATTTACGCAAAAGCTGGAAGGCCTTTGATTTCCGGCCCCAGATCGACCACGATCCGTTCGCCAACGTCGAGTTTTAA
- a CDS encoding replication-associated recombination protein A codes for MATLFDPAETPESDDSQAHGPRPLADLLRPRELAGIAGQDHLTGADGAIGRMVVNNRIVSMILWGPPGCGKTTLARILAGHTDLHFEQISAIFSGVADLKRVFESARLRRRNGKGTLLFVDEIHRFNKSQQDAFLPVVEDGTITLIGATTENPSFELNAALLSRCQVFVLKRLDDAAIEKLLQAAETHMERALPLDASARDALKAMADGDGRYALTMAEQVFAQARDGDLFDIAALTALVNRRAPLYDKKDDGHYNLISALHKSVRGSDADAALYWFCRMLEGGEDPRFIARRITRMAVEDIGLGDPGALSQAVAAWDTYERLGSPEGELALAQALVYMATAPKSNAVYKGYNRAKMVARDTGSLAPPAHILNAPTKLMKNLGYGANYAYDHDDPDAFSGQNYFPDGMAREIFYNPVERGFERELRKRVDYWAKLRARKNAEGDE; via the coding sequence ATGGCCACGTTGTTTGACCCCGCAGAAACCCCGGAATCCGACGATTCCCAAGCCCATGGCCCCCGGCCTTTGGCGGATTTGTTGCGTCCGCGTGAATTGGCGGGGATTGCGGGTCAAGACCACCTGACGGGGGCGGACGGGGCCATTGGCCGGATGGTGGTCAACAACCGGATCGTGTCGATGATTTTGTGGGGGCCGCCGGGCTGTGGCAAGACCACGCTGGCGCGCATTCTGGCCGGGCATACTGATCTGCATTTCGAACAAATTTCGGCGATCTTTTCCGGCGTGGCGGATTTAAAGCGCGTGTTCGAATCTGCGCGCCTGCGCCGCCGGAATGGCAAGGGTACACTCCTTTTCGTCGATGAAATTCATCGCTTCAATAAATCGCAGCAGGATGCGTTCCTGCCCGTGGTGGAGGATGGCACGATCACATTGATCGGCGCGACCACGGAAAACCCATCCTTTGAATTGAATGCGGCGTTGTTGTCGCGGTGTCAGGTTTTTGTCCTGAAACGTCTGGACGATGCGGCGATTGAAAAATTGTTGCAGGCGGCGGAAACCCATATGGAGCGGGCCTTGCCGTTGGATGCGTCCGCACGCGACGCGTTGAAAGCCATGGCGGATGGGGATGGACGTTATGCCTTAACCATGGCGGAGCAGGTGTTCGCGCAGGCACGGGACGGCGATCTGTTCGACATTGCCGCGCTGACCGCGCTCGTCAATCGCCGCGCGCCGTTGTACGACAAAAAGGATGATGGTCATTACAATCTGATCAGCGCGCTGCATAAATCCGTGCGCGGGTCGGATGCGGATGCGGCGCTGTACTGGTTCTGCCGCATGCTGGAAGGGGGCGAAGACCCACGGTTTATCGCGCGCCGCATCACGCGTATGGCGGTGGAAGATATTGGCCTGGGTGATCCGGGTGCGCTGAGCCAGGCCGTGGCGGCGTGGGACACATATGAACGGCTGGGCAGTCCGGAAGGGGAGTTGGCATTGGCGCAGGCCTTGGTCTATATGGCCACCGCGCCGAAATCGAACGCCGTGTATAAGGGCTATAACCGCGCCAAGATGGTGGCGCGGGACACCGGGTCACTGGCACCCCCGGCGCATATCCTGAACGCACCGACCAAATTGATGAAAAATCTGGGGTACGGGGCGAATTATGCCTATGACCACGATGATCCAGATGCTTTTTCCGGCCAGAACTATTTTCCTGACGGCATGGCGCGCGAAATCTTCTATAATCCTGTCGAGCGTGGATTTGAGCGTGAATTGCGCAAGCGCGTGGATTACTGGGCCAAATTGCGCGCCCGCAAAAATGCGGAAGGGGATGAATAA
- a CDS encoding ATP12 family chaperone protein, with protein sequence MKRFYKMVTAQAEQGGGFSIRLDGKPVKTPSGQMVVAPTRALGEGIVAEWAAQGDHILPDTMPLTQILITALDRVAHERKTMTDMVAGYLDTDLLCYQTEDPPELAAQQNAAWAPARDWFARVSSVTLTVTPGLAAVRQPEAAHQYIRRAMDGMDLFEFTAFQLVTVVSGSVVLGLAFMDGAVTPDDVFIAAHVEDLYRAEIYNEELYGPAPHQEKQRAAMRADLNAARDFLDRLGH encoded by the coding sequence ATGAAACGGTTTTATAAAATGGTGACCGCGCAGGCCGAGCAAGGCGGTGGGTTCTCCATTCGTCTTGATGGCAAGCCTGTCAAAACCCCGTCGGGGCAGATGGTTGTGGCCCCAACGCGCGCATTGGGTGAGGGCATTGTGGCGGAATGGGCGGCGCAGGGCGATCACATTCTTCCCGATACCATGCCGTTGACGCAAATCCTGATCACGGCGCTGGATCGTGTGGCGCATGAACGTAAAACCATGACGGATATGGTGGCCGGCTATCTGGATACAGATTTGCTGTGCTATCAGACGGAGGATCCGCCGGAACTGGCCGCGCAACAGAACGCGGCCTGGGCCCCGGCGCGCGATTGGTTTGCGCGTGTGTCGAGTGTGACATTGACGGTGACGCCGGGTTTGGCCGCCGTGCGCCAGCCAGAGGCTGCGCATCAATATATCCGCCGCGCGATGGATGGAATGGACCTCTTCGAATTTACCGCCTTTCAATTGGTCACCGTGGTGTCGGGGTCGGTTGTGCTGGGGCTGGCTTTTATGGACGGGGCGGTCACGCCGGACGATGTATTTATCGCCGCGCATGTCGAAGATTTATACCGCGCCGAAATTTATAACGAAGAATTATACGGCCCGGCTCCGCATCAGGAAAAACAGCGCGCGGCCATGCGTGCGGACCTGAACGCCGCCCGCGACTTTCTGGATCGATTGGGGCATTAA
- a CDS encoding Do family serine endopeptidase: MTRFIASLLAVLCLSAPALAQDMPRAVPQSQAQANLSFAPLVQKVAPAVVNIYTSRTITRRAHPFMSDPFFEQFFGDAFPYSGGGLTRQKVENALGSGVIVDADGVVITNVHVIDGADEIRVVLADGREFPARVSVRDEPSDIAVLRVDAEGEKLPFAPLRASETAQVGDLVLAIGNPFGVGQTVTSGIISALARSSLNINDFNFFIQTDAAINPGNSGGPLVAMDGGVIGINTAIYSRDGGSLGIGFAVPSEMVMSVMDAEENAVDGRRSVVRPWLGITAQSVTADIAESLGLDRPAGVLVAKLHAASPLHKAGVKAGDLIVAVNGHTIADPSEMKYRMATTKIGGKADMTILRQGKTRDVKVAAIAPPDEPARKKQLIKGENPLSGATLVNMNPAVVSELGFGDASDDHAGVVVIGVEERSIATRFVRPGDKVVEVNGRVIETTDDAKQALSRPGRGGVWAITLERNGRTQQIVIR, from the coding sequence ATGACCCGTTTTATTGCATCTTTATTGGCCGTTCTTTGCCTGTCCGCCCCGGCTTTGGCACAGGATATGCCGCGTGCTGTCCCGCAATCACAGGCGCAGGCGAACCTGTCCTTTGCGCCACTGGTGCAGAAGGTGGCCCCGGCGGTGGTGAATATTTATACCAGTCGCACCATCACCCGCCGCGCCCATCCGTTCATGAGCGATCCGTTTTTCGAACAGTTTTTTGGTGATGCGTTTCCGTACTCTGGCGGGGGATTGACGCGGCAGAAGGTCGAAAATGCTCTGGGTTCTGGTGTCATCGTTGATGCGGATGGGGTGGTGATTACCAACGTCCATGTGATCGATGGTGCGGATGAAATTCGTGTTGTGTTGGCGGATGGCCGGGAATTTCCGGCCCGGGTCAGCGTGCGCGACGAACCATCCGACATTGCGGTTTTGCGCGTCGATGCAGAGGGTGAAAAACTGCCCTTCGCACCGTTGCGGGCCAGTGAAACGGCCCAGGTGGGGGATCTTGTTTTGGCCATCGGCAATCCGTTCGGTGTCGGCCAGACGGTGACCAGCGGGATTATTTCCGCCTTGGCGCGGTCCAGCCTGAATATCAATGATTTTAATTTCTTTATCCAGACCGATGCGGCCATTAACCCCGGCAATTCCGGTGGGCCGCTGGTGGCGATGGATGGCGGCGTGATTGGCATTAACACGGCCATTTATTCGCGTGACGGCGGGTCGCTGGGGATCGGCTTTGCCGTTCCATCCGAAATGGTGATGAGTGTGATGGACGCCGAAGAAAATGCCGTCGATGGGCGCCGCAGTGTGGTGCGCCCATGGCTGGGCATTACGGCGCAGAGTGTAACGGCTGATATTGCTGAATCCCTCGGCCTTGATCGTCCGGCGGGCGTTCTGGTGGCCAAATTGCACGCGGCCAGTCCGCTGCATAAGGCCGGAGTGAAGGCTGGCGATTTGATCGTGGCCGTGAATGGCCACACAATCGCCGATCCGTCGGAAATGAAATATCGCATGGCCACGACCAAGATTGGTGGCAAGGCGGATATGACCATCCTGCGTCAGGGTAAAACCCGCGATGTAAAAGTGGCCGCCATTGCCCCGCCGGATGAGCCGGCGCGCAAAAAGCAATTGATCAAGGGTGAAAACCCGTTATCGGGGGCGACGCTGGTCAACATGAATCCGGCGGTGGTGTCCGAACTGGGCTTCGGCGATGCCAGTGACGATCATGCCGGCGTGGTGGTGATCGGTGTAGAGGAACGCTCGATCGCAACGCGCTTCGTTCGCCCCGGTGATAAGGTGGTTGAGGTCAATGGCAGGGTTATTGAAACAACCGATGATGCGAAGCAGGCCTTGTCCCGCCCGGGCCGCGGTGGCGTTTGGGCCATCACGCTGGAGCGCAATGGCCGGACGCAGCAGATTGTTATTCGGTGA